A stretch of the Arvicanthis niloticus isolate mArvNil1 chromosome 17, mArvNil1.pat.X, whole genome shotgun sequence genome encodes the following:
- the LOC117722577 gene encoding olfactory receptor 9S13 has protein sequence MATEVHRNGSLSAVSLRVFVLVGFGGGAEIQALLFVVFLVLYVVTALGNLTMIVVITLDARLHSPMYFFLKNLSFVDLCYSSAIAPNALANFLSTSKVISFEACATQFFFFSLLATTETFLLAVMAYDRFMAICSPLRYPVTMCPMNCARLVLGTYCVGCLNSIVQTSLTFQLPFCSSNRIDHFYCDVPPLLQLACASTALNELFLFGLCGFIIVSTTLAVLVSYGYITVTILRMHSGSGRHKVFSTCGSHLTAVSLFYGTLFVMYAQPGAVTSMEQGKVVSIFYTLVIPMLNPLIYSLRNKDVKDALWRLGQRHHLVRAVRGCPEVRGNASV, from the coding sequence ATGGCCACAGAAGTCCACAGAAATGGAAGCCTCTCAGCAGTGTCCCTGCGGGTGTTTGTGCTGGTAGGTTTTGGGGGAGGTGCAGAGATCCAGGCCCTGCTCTTTGTTGTCTTCCTGGTCCTGTACGTAGTGACCGCCCTGGGCAACCTCACCATGATCGTGGTCATCACCTTGGATGCCCGCCTGCActcccccatgtacttcttcctcaagAACCTGTCCTTTGTTGATCTCTGTTACTCCTCTGCCATTGCCCCTAATGCCCTGGCCAACTTCCTCTCCACCTCCAAAGTCATCAGCTTTGAGGCTTGTGCCactcagttcttttttttctccttgttggCTACCACAGAGACTTTCCTCTTAGCTGTGATGGCCTATGACCGTTTCATGGCCATCTGCAGTCCCCTGAGGTACCCTGTGACCATGTGCCCTATGAACTGTGCCCGTCTGGTCCTGGGCACCTACTGTGTGGGCTGCCTGAACTCCATTGTGCAGACCAGCCTCACGTTCCAGCTGCCCTTCTGCAGCTCCAACCGCATTGACCACTTCTACTGTGATGTGCCCCCACTGCTCCAGCTGGCCTGTGCCAGCACCGCTCTCAATGAGCTCTTTCTCTTCGGCCTCTGTGGGTTCATCATTGTGAGCACCACCTTAGCTGTCCTGGTTTCCTATGGCTACATCACTGTGACCATCCTCAGGATGCACTCGGGATCTGGGAGGCACAAGGTCTTCTCCACCTGTGGCTCTCACCTGACAGCCGTGTCTTTGTTTTATGGGACTCTCTTTGTCATGTATGCACAGCCAGGAGCTGTGACATCCATGGAGCAGGGCAAGGTGGTCTCCATCTTCTACACCCTGGTCATCCCCATGCTCAACCCTCTTATCTACAGTCTGAGAAACAAGGATGTGAAAG